The following proteins are encoded in a genomic region of Takifugu rubripes chromosome 9, fTakRub1.2, whole genome shotgun sequence:
- the LOC101067328 gene encoding neuronal cell adhesion molecule-like isoform X10: MERRRMDAALLVLLVGHLATALEVPLDLLEGLPQPPTITHQSPKDYIIDPREDIIIHCEAKGKPHPSFSWTRNGTHFDIDDDPNVTMRPHSGTLVVDISRVKAEQYECVYQCTARNKHGTAVSNNIVVRQSRSPLWSKERIKPLVVQEGVSLVLPCRPPAGLPPPVIFWMDNNFQRLPQSSRVSQSLNGDLYFSNVLREDSRNDYICYARFPYTQTIQQKQPITVKVLTKAPAEERKPAFLIPSRPSMTVLRGQVLEMECIAEGLPTPEISWTKVSGDLPAKRTSFLHYQKTLRIVDVSESDAGEYCCVARNQLGSVQQTIHVMVKAAPYWISGPSKNLVLAPGESGVLTCRASGTPKPSISWAMNGISIENAPADPSRKVEDDTIIFADVQSGSSAVYQCNVSNDYGYLLSNAFVNVLSEPPRVLTPANKVYQVIKNQRALIDCASFGSPVPQITWFKESRSSTMDSQAYITHTNGTLEMRTAQAHNSGKYTCVARNSLGIYENHVYLQVKEPTRILKQPEYKVVQRGRSVVFECKVKHDPTLTPTITWLKDDGELPDDERLILESDSLTITDVSESDAGVYTCVTNTTLDQDSASAELTVVEATPTPAVVHERPDPPTDLELTDKKKRSVQLTWTPGDEHNSPIQKFLVQYEDSLHHHGHWHNLTEVPGTKTTTHLKLSPYVHYTFRVLALNDVGFSRPSFPSRMLKTEAAAPDQNPAGVQGFGTEHDNLVISWKPLSGLQANGPGLHYRVMWRQKDLDSEWTSVTVANNSKFVVSGTPTFAPYELKVQAVNDYGAGPEPAVALGFSGEDLPLAAPDNVQSMVLNSTVAEIHWDPVPSRLLRGHLKGFKVYYWRERSLHRHNGHHTEKHILNFSGNHTRGVLPGLHPFSLYLFNVRVYNGRGEGPPSATQQFETPEGVPGAPTSLIVSRVNLDSLTLEWNPPHVHNGHITGYTLEYQPVNSSNELGPKEKLALPANETSVTLSNLKYSTRYKFYLNAKTVRGAGPAVTQEAVTIMDEAVASRQVDIATQGWFIGLMCAIALLILVLLIICFIQRNKGGKYPVKEKEDAHTDPEFQPMKDDDCTFVEYSDNEDHKPLKGSRTPSDRTVKRDDSDDSLVDYGEGGDGQFNEDGSFIGQYSGKSTSRDTAEGQESSGAPSPINTMNSLNSFV, translated from the exons atggagaggaggaggatggacgcGGCGCTGCTGGTGCTCTTGGTGGGGCACCTCGCCACGGCGCTGGAGGTCCCACTAGACC TACTGGAAGGAT TGCCGCAGCCGCCGACTATAACTCACCAGTCCCCTAAGGATTACATCATCGACCCACGAGAGGATATCATAATCCACTGTGAGGCCAAGGGAAAGCCTCACCCCAG TTTCTCTTGGACAAGAAACGGGACTCACTTCGACATCGACGATGACCCTAACGTGACCATGAGGCCCCACTCTGGGACGCTGGTGGTGGACATCAGCAGAGTGAAGGCCGAGCAGTACGAGTGCGTCTACCAGTGCACGGCGAGGAACAAACATGGAACTGCTGTTTCCAATAACATAGTCGTGCGACAGTCCA GGTCCCCCTTGTGGTCAAAGGAGAGAATCAAGCCACTGGTGGTTCAGGAAGGTGTTTCCTTGGTGCTGCCTTGTCGCCCCCCTGCCGGCCTGCCACCTCCGGTCATATTCTGGATGGACAACA ACTTTCAGAGGCTTCCTCAGAGTAGCCGAGTATCGCAGTCCCTGAACGGAGACCTTTACTTCTCTAACGTCCTTCGGGAGGATTCCCGGAATGACTACATCTGCTATGCCCGCTTCCCGTACACGCAGACCATCCAGCAGAAACAGCCCATTACCGTCAAAGTCCTCACAA AAGCCccagcagaggagagaaaaccagCCTTCCTCATCCCCTCTCGGCCCTCCATGACAGTGTTGAGAGGTCAGGTGCTGGAGATGGAGTGCATCGCCGAGGGACT ACCAACTCCTGAAATCTCCTGGACCAAAGTGAGCGGCGATCTCCCGGCCAAGCGGACGTCCTTCCTGCACTACCAGAAGACCCTCCGCATTGTGGACGTCTCGGAGTCGGATGCAGGAGAGTACTGCTGCGTGGCCAGGAATCAGCTGGGCTCCGTGCAACAAACCATCCACGTCATGGTCAAAG CCGCTCCGTATTGGATCAGTGGCCCCTCAAAGAACCTTGTTCTGGCTCCAGGGGAGAGCGGTGTGCTGACCTGTCGGGCCAGTGGGACGCCTAAGCCATCCATCAGCTGGGCTATGAACGGGATCTCCATAGAGA ATGCTCCCGCGGACCCCAGCAGAAAGGTAGAGGACGACACCATCATCTTCGCTGACGTGCAGAGTGGCTCCAGCGCCGTTTACCAGTGTAACGTCTCCAACGACTACGGTTACCTGCTGTCCAACGCCTTCGTCAACGTGCTCT CCGAGCCGCCCAGAGTGCTGACTCCGGCCAACAAAGTCTACCAGGTCATCAAAAATCAGCGCGCTCTCATCGACTGCGCCTCCTTCGGGTCGCCCGTCCCACAAATTACCTG GTTTAAAGAGAGTCGCTCCAGCACCATGGACTCACAGGCTTACATCACTCACACCAACGGCACTTTGGAGATGCGCACGGCTCAAGCTCACAACAGCGGTAAATACACCTGTGTGGCCAGGAACAGCCTCGGGATCTACGAGAATCACGTCTACcttcaggtcaaag AGCCAACAAGaatcctgaagcagccggagtACAAAGTGGTCCAGAGGGGCCGATCGGTGGTGTTTGAGTGCAAGGTGAAACACGACCCCACGCTCACCCCCACCATCACCTGGCTGAAGGATGACGGGGAGCTGCCCGATGATGAGAG ATTAATCCTGGAGTCCGACAGCCTCACCATCACAGACGTGTCGGAGAGCGATGCGGGCGTGTACACCTGCGTCACCAACACCACTCTGGACCAGGATTCCGCCAGCGCTGAGCTGACCGTGGTCG AGGCCACGCCGACTCCAGCGGTCGTCCACG AGCGACCGGACCCCCCGACTGACCTGGAGCTGACGGACAAGAAAAAGAGGAGCGTCCAGCTGACGTGGACCCCCGGGGACGAGCACAACAGTCCCATTCAGA AATTTCTGGTCCAGTATGAGGACTCGCTGCACCATCACGGCCACTGGCACAACCTCACTGAGGTCCCTGGAACCAAGACGACAACTCACCTCAAACTGTCGCCGTACGTCCACTACACCTTCCGCGTTCTGGCTCTGAACGACGTGGGTTTCAGCCGCCCCAGTTTCCCGTCCAGGATGTTGAAGACCGAGGCCGCGG ctcCGGATCAGAACCCAGCAGGTGTACAGGGATTTGGAACAGAACACGATAATCTTGTAATCTCATGGAAG CCGCTGTCGGGCCTCCAGGCCAACGGTCCAGGGCTTCACTATAGAGTCATGTGGAGGCAGAAGGACTTGGACAGCGAGTGGACGTCCGTGACCGTAGCCAACAACTCCAAGTTTGTCGTGTCTGGGACGCCCACATTTGCTCCGTACGAGCTGAAGGTCCAGGCTGTGAACGACTACGGCGCCGGACCGGAGCCTGCCGTCGCCCTCGGCTTCTCGGGAGAGGACC TACCGCTGGCTGCCCCAGACAACGTtcagtccatggtgctgaacaGCACCGTTGCAGAGATCCACTGGGATCCCGTACCTTCTAGATTACTACGGGGACACCTCAAAGGCTTCAAG GTGTACTACTGGAGAGAGCGCAGCCTGCACAGGCACAACGGCCACCACACGGAGAAGCACATCCTCAACTTCAGTGGGAACCACACCCGCGGCGTCCTGCCCGGCCTCCACCCCTTCAGCCTCTACCTGTTCAACGTGCGGGTCTACAACGGCAGGGGGGAGGGGCCGCCCAGCGCCACGCAGCAGTTCGAGACGCCTGAAGGAG TTCCAGGAGCTCCCACTTCTCTGATAGTCAGCAGAGTAAATCTGGACTCACTGACGCTGGAATGGAATCCCCCTCACGTCCATAACGGACACATCACCGGCTACACCCTCGAATATCAGCCAG TCAACAGCTCCAATGAGCTGGGCCCGAAGGAGAAGCTGGCTCTGCCCGCCAATGAGACCTCGGTCACTTTGTCCAACCTCAAGTACAGCACGCGCTACAAGTTTTATTTGAACGCAAAAACAGTCAGGGGAGCGGGCCCGGCTGTTACTCAGGAGGCCGTCACCATCATGGACGAAG CCGTGGCGAGCAGACAGGTGGACATCGCCACCCAGGGATGGTTCATCGGCCTCATGTGCGCCATCGCTCTGCTCATCTTGGTCCTTCTAATTATCTGCTTCATCCAGCGGAATAAAGGAGGGAAATACCCGG tgaaagaaaaagaggacGCGCACACAGACCCGGAGTTTCAGCCCATGAAAGATGATGACTGTACTTTTGTGGAATACAG TGACAACGAGGACCACAAGCCGCTAAAAGGGAGCCGCACGCCGTCCGATCGGACCGTTAAGAGAGACGACAGCGACGACAGCTTGGTCGACTACGGCGAGGGCGGAGACGGGCAGTTCAACGAGGACGGCTCGTTCATCGGCCAGTACAGCGGAAAGAGCACAAGCAGGGACACGGCCGAGGGCCAGGAGAGCTCCGGGGCCCCGTCCCCCATCAACACCATGAACTCCCTGAACTCCTTCGTGTAG
- the LOC101067328 gene encoding neuronal cell adhesion molecule-like isoform X5 yields the protein MERRRMDAALLVLLVGHLATALEVPLDLLEGLPQPPTITHQSPKDYIIDPREDIIIHCEAKGKPHPSFSWTRNGTHFDIDDDPNVTMRPHSGTLVVDISRVKAEQYECVYQCTARNKHGTAVSNNIVVRQSRSPLWSKERIKPLVVQEGVSLVLPCRPPAGLPPPVIFWMDNNFQRLPQSSRVSQSLNGDLYFSNVLREDSRNDYICYARFPYTQTIQQKQPITVKVLTKAPAEERKPAFLIPSRPSMTVLRGQVLEMECIAEGLPTPEISWTKVSGDLPAKRTSFLHYQKTLRIVDVSESDAGEYCCVARNQLGSVQQTIHVMVKAAPYWISGPSKNLVLAPGESGVLTCRASGTPKPSISWAMNGISIENAPADPSRKVEDDTIIFADVQSGSSAVYQCNVSNDYGYLLSNAFVNVLSEPPRVLTPANKVYQVIKNQRALIDCASFGSPVPQITWFKESRSSTMDSQAYITHTNGTLEMRTAQAHNSGKYTCVARNSLGIYENHVYLQVKEPTRILKQPEYKVVQRGRSVVFECKVKHDPTLTPTITWLKDDGELPDDERLILESDSLTITDVSESDAGVYTCVTNTTLDQDSASAELTVVEATPTPAVVHERPDPPTDLELTDKKKRSVQLTWTPGDEHNSPIQKFLVQYEDSLHHHGHWHNLTEVPGTKTTTHLKLSPYVHYTFRVLALNDVGFSRPSFPSRMLKTEAAAPDQNPAGVQGFGTEHDNLVISWKPLSGLQANGPGLHYRVMWRQKDLDSEWTSVTVANNSKFVVSGTPTFAPYELKVQAVNDYGAGPEPAVALGFSGEDLPLAAPDNVQSMVLNSTVAEIHWDPVPSRLLRGHLKGFKVYYWRERSLHRHNGHHTEKHILNFSGNHTRGVLPGLHPFSLYLFNVRVYNGRGEGPPSATQQFETPEGVPGAPTSLIVSRVNLDSLTLEWNPPHVHNGHITGYTLEYQPVNSSNELGPKEKLALPANETSVTLSNLKYSTRYKFYLNAKTVRGAGPAVTQEAVTIMDEGNTQTSHPIARPPPRRLHPKALPANSFANVSYSVEEDGALISWDYWGLEKNIFVEYKNSESEEKWQRELVNSSQTVMLRGLKEGLSYRVRLVARGHLDQPLHLSEELLVTVPAVASRQVDIATQGWFIGLMCAIALLILVLLIICFIQRNKGGKYPVKEKEDAHTDPEFQPMKDDDCTFVEYSDNEDHKPLKGSRTPSDRTVKRDDSDDSLVDYGEGGDGQFNEDGSFIGQYSGKSTSRDTAEGQESSGAPSPINTMNSLNSFV from the exons atggagaggaggaggatggacgcGGCGCTGCTGGTGCTCTTGGTGGGGCACCTCGCCACGGCGCTGGAGGTCCCACTAGACC TACTGGAAGGAT TGCCGCAGCCGCCGACTATAACTCACCAGTCCCCTAAGGATTACATCATCGACCCACGAGAGGATATCATAATCCACTGTGAGGCCAAGGGAAAGCCTCACCCCAG TTTCTCTTGGACAAGAAACGGGACTCACTTCGACATCGACGATGACCCTAACGTGACCATGAGGCCCCACTCTGGGACGCTGGTGGTGGACATCAGCAGAGTGAAGGCCGAGCAGTACGAGTGCGTCTACCAGTGCACGGCGAGGAACAAACATGGAACTGCTGTTTCCAATAACATAGTCGTGCGACAGTCCA GGTCCCCCTTGTGGTCAAAGGAGAGAATCAAGCCACTGGTGGTTCAGGAAGGTGTTTCCTTGGTGCTGCCTTGTCGCCCCCCTGCCGGCCTGCCACCTCCGGTCATATTCTGGATGGACAACA ACTTTCAGAGGCTTCCTCAGAGTAGCCGAGTATCGCAGTCCCTGAACGGAGACCTTTACTTCTCTAACGTCCTTCGGGAGGATTCCCGGAATGACTACATCTGCTATGCCCGCTTCCCGTACACGCAGACCATCCAGCAGAAACAGCCCATTACCGTCAAAGTCCTCACAA AAGCCccagcagaggagagaaaaccagCCTTCCTCATCCCCTCTCGGCCCTCCATGACAGTGTTGAGAGGTCAGGTGCTGGAGATGGAGTGCATCGCCGAGGGACT ACCAACTCCTGAAATCTCCTGGACCAAAGTGAGCGGCGATCTCCCGGCCAAGCGGACGTCCTTCCTGCACTACCAGAAGACCCTCCGCATTGTGGACGTCTCGGAGTCGGATGCAGGAGAGTACTGCTGCGTGGCCAGGAATCAGCTGGGCTCCGTGCAACAAACCATCCACGTCATGGTCAAAG CCGCTCCGTATTGGATCAGTGGCCCCTCAAAGAACCTTGTTCTGGCTCCAGGGGAGAGCGGTGTGCTGACCTGTCGGGCCAGTGGGACGCCTAAGCCATCCATCAGCTGGGCTATGAACGGGATCTCCATAGAGA ATGCTCCCGCGGACCCCAGCAGAAAGGTAGAGGACGACACCATCATCTTCGCTGACGTGCAGAGTGGCTCCAGCGCCGTTTACCAGTGTAACGTCTCCAACGACTACGGTTACCTGCTGTCCAACGCCTTCGTCAACGTGCTCT CCGAGCCGCCCAGAGTGCTGACTCCGGCCAACAAAGTCTACCAGGTCATCAAAAATCAGCGCGCTCTCATCGACTGCGCCTCCTTCGGGTCGCCCGTCCCACAAATTACCTG GTTTAAAGAGAGTCGCTCCAGCACCATGGACTCACAGGCTTACATCACTCACACCAACGGCACTTTGGAGATGCGCACGGCTCAAGCTCACAACAGCGGTAAATACACCTGTGTGGCCAGGAACAGCCTCGGGATCTACGAGAATCACGTCTACcttcaggtcaaag AGCCAACAAGaatcctgaagcagccggagtACAAAGTGGTCCAGAGGGGCCGATCGGTGGTGTTTGAGTGCAAGGTGAAACACGACCCCACGCTCACCCCCACCATCACCTGGCTGAAGGATGACGGGGAGCTGCCCGATGATGAGAG ATTAATCCTGGAGTCCGACAGCCTCACCATCACAGACGTGTCGGAGAGCGATGCGGGCGTGTACACCTGCGTCACCAACACCACTCTGGACCAGGATTCCGCCAGCGCTGAGCTGACCGTGGTCG AGGCCACGCCGACTCCAGCGGTCGTCCACG AGCGACCGGACCCCCCGACTGACCTGGAGCTGACGGACAAGAAAAAGAGGAGCGTCCAGCTGACGTGGACCCCCGGGGACGAGCACAACAGTCCCATTCAGA AATTTCTGGTCCAGTATGAGGACTCGCTGCACCATCACGGCCACTGGCACAACCTCACTGAGGTCCCTGGAACCAAGACGACAACTCACCTCAAACTGTCGCCGTACGTCCACTACACCTTCCGCGTTCTGGCTCTGAACGACGTGGGTTTCAGCCGCCCCAGTTTCCCGTCCAGGATGTTGAAGACCGAGGCCGCGG ctcCGGATCAGAACCCAGCAGGTGTACAGGGATTTGGAACAGAACACGATAATCTTGTAATCTCATGGAAG CCGCTGTCGGGCCTCCAGGCCAACGGTCCAGGGCTTCACTATAGAGTCATGTGGAGGCAGAAGGACTTGGACAGCGAGTGGACGTCCGTGACCGTAGCCAACAACTCCAAGTTTGTCGTGTCTGGGACGCCCACATTTGCTCCGTACGAGCTGAAGGTCCAGGCTGTGAACGACTACGGCGCCGGACCGGAGCCTGCCGTCGCCCTCGGCTTCTCGGGAGAGGACC TACCGCTGGCTGCCCCAGACAACGTtcagtccatggtgctgaacaGCACCGTTGCAGAGATCCACTGGGATCCCGTACCTTCTAGATTACTACGGGGACACCTCAAAGGCTTCAAG GTGTACTACTGGAGAGAGCGCAGCCTGCACAGGCACAACGGCCACCACACGGAGAAGCACATCCTCAACTTCAGTGGGAACCACACCCGCGGCGTCCTGCCCGGCCTCCACCCCTTCAGCCTCTACCTGTTCAACGTGCGGGTCTACAACGGCAGGGGGGAGGGGCCGCCCAGCGCCACGCAGCAGTTCGAGACGCCTGAAGGAG TTCCAGGAGCTCCCACTTCTCTGATAGTCAGCAGAGTAAATCTGGACTCACTGACGCTGGAATGGAATCCCCCTCACGTCCATAACGGACACATCACCGGCTACACCCTCGAATATCAGCCAG TCAACAGCTCCAATGAGCTGGGCCCGAAGGAGAAGCTGGCTCTGCCCGCCAATGAGACCTCGGTCACTTTGTCCAACCTCAAGTACAGCACGCGCTACAAGTTTTATTTGAACGCAAAAACAGTCAGGGGAGCGGGCCCGGCTGTTACTCAGGAGGCCGTCACCATCATGGACGAAG GGAACACCCAAACCTCCCATCCCATTGCACGACCTCCGCCTCGCCGTCTGCACCCCAAGG CGCTGCCAGCAAACTCTTTCGCAAACGTTAGCTACTCGGTTGAAGAGGACGGGGCCCTGATCAGTTGGGATTACTGGgggctggagaaaaacatttttgtagaATACAAAAACA GTGAGAGCGAGGAAAAGTGGCAGAGAGAGCTCGTGAACAGCTCTCAGACCGTTATGCTGAGGGGCTTAAAGGAGGGCCTCTCCTATAGGGTGCGTTTGGTGGCCCGAGGTCACCTCGACCAGCCGCTCCACCTGTCTGAGGAGCTTTTGGTCACGGTCCCAG CCGTGGCGAGCAGACAGGTGGACATCGCCACCCAGGGATGGTTCATCGGCCTCATGTGCGCCATCGCTCTGCTCATCTTGGTCCTTCTAATTATCTGCTTCATCCAGCGGAATAAAGGAGGGAAATACCCGG tgaaagaaaaagaggacGCGCACACAGACCCGGAGTTTCAGCCCATGAAAGATGATGACTGTACTTTTGTGGAATACAG TGACAACGAGGACCACAAGCCGCTAAAAGGGAGCCGCACGCCGTCCGATCGGACCGTTAAGAGAGACGACAGCGACGACAGCTTGGTCGACTACGGCGAGGGCGGAGACGGGCAGTTCAACGAGGACGGCTCGTTCATCGGCCAGTACAGCGGAAAGAGCACAAGCAGGGACACGGCCGAGGGCCAGGAGAGCTCCGGGGCCCCGTCCCCCATCAACACCATGAACTCCCTGAACTCCTTCGTGTAG